In Leptidea sinapis chromosome 8, ilLepSina1.1, whole genome shotgun sequence, a single window of DNA contains:
- the LOC126965577 gene encoding uncharacterized protein LOC126965577, with translation MSSCFGCQHLISVTDKICCLDCKNNFHSHTKTSYGKLTAKAKTNWKCPACKLPRKNDDVNTPVKSMFDSPPPPATLPSAAGNLDEYFRNMELSLLSKLKTVLVSLIEEKILKDIQKKVGVIPQVKTHLDEITQSLSLLSDKHDTIMAENQQSREKISKLEKTVVNINNKCVYLEKCNVALEQKIHEFEQASLNDRIEIMGIEKLPGENLKELISKVGDTINVNTSEIEWARRVTTTRPLKTSAKPAPIVVKFKASGANSRDTWLAQRRKMMEVTSDKLTGGSATNKIYINEALTKVTRTLLWNTKKQLHGVYKYIWVSSGKILVKKSEAFLDSMLMYILVVGEEVEECWFTLARGCARGLIRSPSL, from the exons ATGAGTTCGTGCTTTGGTTGTCAACATCTCATCAGTGTTACTGATAAAATCTGTTGTTTGGATTGTAAAAATAACTTCCACTCACACACAAAGACCTCTTACGGTAAACTTACAGCTAAAGCTAAGACAAACTGGAAGTGTCCAGCCTGTAAGTTACCTCGAAAAAACGACGACGTCAATACTCCTGTGAAGTCAATGTTCGACAGTCCTCCGCCCCCCGCAACCTTACCGTCGGCGGCGGGTAACTTAGatgaatattttagaaacatGGAATTATCGCTTTTATCGAAACTAAAGACTGTGTTGGTCTCTTTGATTgaagaaaaaatacttaaggACATCCAGAAAAAAGTAGGTGTAATACCGCAAGTAAAAACACACCTTGATGAAATAACGCAAAGTCTGAGCTTGTTATCAGATAAGCACGATACAATAATGGCAGAAAACCAGCAATCACGGGAAAAGATCAGTAAATTGGAGAAGACAgttgtaaatataaacaataagtgTGTGTATTTAGAGAAGTGCAACGTTGCGCTTGAACAGAAGATCCATGAATTCGAGCAGGCTTCTCTAAATGACCGCATAGAAATAATGGGCATCGAAAAACTACCAGGTGAAAATCTCAAGGAGCTTATTTCTAAGGTTGGGGACACAATCAATGTAAATACTTCAGAAATCGAGTGGGCCAGGCGAGTCACTACCACCCGCCCTCTGAAAACAAGCGCAAAACCGGCACCTATAGTGGTGAAATTCAAGGCTTCAGGAGCTAACTCCCGTGACACCTGGTTGGCGCAGCGCCGTAAAATGATGGAGGTGACGAGTGACAAACTAACAGGTGGATCGGCCACCAACAAAATATACATCAACGAAGCACTTACTAAGGTAACTAGAACCCTGTTGTGGAACACGAAGAAGCAGCTACATGGCGTATACAAGTACATATGGGTATCTAGTGGTAAAATTCTAGTAAAAAAAAGTGAAG CATTCCTGGATTCGATGTTAATGTACATACTCGTTGTGGGCGAAGAGGTGGAGGAGTGTTGGTTTACTCTCGCACGGGGTTGTGCGCGCGGCTTAATCAGAAGCCCCTCCTTGTGA